TATCTCGGTAACCGCATTCTTATCTCCTGGGAGCACGCGCCATGCTCACGCTGTCCGTCAATGGCCGCGACTACGAGATCGACGCCGAGCCCGGAACGCCCCTTTTGTGGGTCTTGCGCGACACGATCGGCCTGACCGGCACCAAGTTCGGGTGCGGCCAGGCCCTGTGCGGCGCATGCACGGTCCATGTCGACGGCCAGGCGATGCGCTCCTGCGCGACGCCGGTCGAAGCCGTGGCCGGCAGCAGCGTCACGACGATCGAGGGCATCGAGGGCGACGAGGCCCGTGCGGTGCAGACCGCCTGGCAGACGCTGGACGTGGTCCAGTGCGGCTATTGCCAGTCCGGCCAGATCATGACGACCGTCGCCCTGCTCACCGAGAATCCGGTGCCCACCGACGCCGACATCGACGGCGCGCTCACCGGCAACATCTGCCGGTGCGCCACCTATCATCGCATTCGCGCGGCGGTGCACGAAGCCGCCCGCCTGCTGGAGGCGTGATCATGCGGCCTTTGACCTTCGCCTCGCCGCCCCGGCCGAGCCGGCGGCAGTTCCTGATCGGCACGGCGGCCGCGGGCGCCGGGCTGACGCTGGGCTTCCACATCCCCAAGGGCCCGATGGCGGGCGCCCTTGCCGCCGAGTCCGCCGATGCGGTCAACGCCTATCTGCGCATCGCGCCGGACAGCACCGTCACGGTGTTCTCCGCCCACATGGACGGCGGCCAGGGCATCTATACCGGCATCGCGACGCTCGTGGCCGAGGAGTTGGACGCCGACTGGTCGCAGATGCATGTCGAGGGCGCCTACGGCAATCCCAAGCTCTACGGCAACATGACCTGGGGCGGCGCCGTCCAGGGCACCGGCGGCTCGTCGAGCGTCGCCAGCTCCTGGGAGCGCTATCGCCGGGCGGGCGCCCTCGGGCGTGCCATGCTGGCCGAGGCGGCTTCGTCCCGCTGGGGCGTGCCGGCCTCCGAGATCGTGATCGACAAGGGCGTGGTCAGCCACGCCTCGGGCCAGCGCGCGACCTTCGGCGAGCTCGCCGACGCGGCGGCGCAGGTCGCCCCGCCTTCCGATATCGCGCTCAAGGCGCCGGAGAACTGGGCCTATATCGGCAGGGAAGACCTGCACCGGCTGGACAACGTCTCGAAGACCAACGGCCAGCACCAGTTCCCGATCGACGTCTACCTGCCGGGCATGGTGACGGCCGTCCTGGCCCGTCCGCCACGCTTCGGCGGCAAGGTCCGTTCGTTCGACCCGGCGTCGGCCAGGCAGGTCAAGGGCGTCGTCGATGTCGTCGAGACGCCGCGCGGCGTCGCCGTGGTCGCCAAGGACACGTGGTCGGCCCTGCAAGGGCGCGAGGCGCTCACGGTCGAGTGGGACGACGGCGAGGCCGAGATGCGCGGCACGGCCGAACTCATGGCGGAATATCGCGAGCTCGCGCGCGGCGGCCAGGCGGTGGTCGCCCGCAACGACGGCGACGCCGAGGCCGCGTTCGCCGAGGCGGCGCGGGTCATCGAGGCCGAGTTCGAGTTCCCCTATCTCGCCCATGCCGCGATGGAGCCGCTCGACGCGGTCGCGACGTTCGAGAACGGCGTGCTCGAGATCTGGGCCGGCCACCAGATGCCCGACCTCTACCAGCAGGTCGGCGCCGAGATCATGGGCATCGAGCCCTCGGCCGTGAAGCTGCACGTCATGATGCCGGGCGGCTTCTTCGGCCGCCGCGCCGTGCCCGATGCCGACGTCATCGTCGAGGTGGTCAGCATCCTCAAGGCGACCGGGGCGAAGGCGCCGGTCAAGGTCGTGTGGACCCGTGAGGACGACATGAAGGGCGGCCGCTATCGCCCGATGTACGTCCATCGGCTGCAGGCGGCCCTGGACCAGGGCGGCGCGCTCACCGGCTGGCGGCATCGCATCGTCGGCCAGTCGATCATGGCCGGCACGCCGTTCGAGGCCATGATCGGCAAGGACAGCGTCGATCCGACCTCGGTCGAGGGTGCCTCGAACCTGCCCTACGCCATTCCGAACATGCAGGTCGACCTGGTCACGACCAAGCCGCAGGTCCCCGTCCTCTGGTGGCGCGCGGTCGGCTCGACCCACACCGCCTACTCGACCGAGGTGTTCCTCGACGAGGTGGCGGAAGCCACGGGCCAGGATCCCGTCGCCTTCCGCCGCGCGCTGCTCCAGGACCATCCCAGGCACATGGGCGTGCTGGACCTGGTCGTCGAGAAGTCGGGCTGGGGGACGCCGCTGCCGGAAGGCCGCTTCCGGGGCATCGCCGTGCACGAATCGTTCAACACCTACGTCGCGCAGGTGGTCGAGATCGCGCTGCGGCCGGATGGCGGCATCAAGGTCGAGCGTGCCGTCTGCGCGGTCGATTGCGGCATCGCGGTCAATCCGGACGTGATCCGTGCGCAGATGGAGGGCGGCATCGGCTTCGGGCTCGGCGCCGTGCTGAAGAGCGAGATCACCTTGAACGGCGGCGAGGTCGAGCAGGGCAATTTCGACACCTACCAGGTGCTGACCATCGAGGACATGCCGAGGGTCGAGGTCCACATCGTTCCGTCGCAGGAGGCGCCGACCGGCGTCGGCGAGCCGGGCGTGCCGCCGATCGGGCCGGCCGTCGCCAACGCCGTCTTCGCCGCGACCGGCAAGCGGATACGCATCCTGCCTTTCAGCAAGACCGACCTCGGCACCGTCTGAGCGCAGGGCCGACTTTTTTTCTGGAGTGTCCGACATGATCCGACATGTGGGGTGGACGGCGGCCGTGCTGTGCGCGGGGCTGGGAGCGGGCGTCGTGCTGAGCGAGACGGCCGTGCGCGCGCAGGACAGCGGCGGCGACCTTCAGCCGCTCAGCGCGTTCGAAGGCATCGCCGATCCGAACGAGCGCTCGGTCGCCCTGTTCGAGGAGGCGGGGAAGGTCCTGACCCACCCGCGCTGCGTCAACTGCCACCCGGCCGGCGACCGGCCGCTGCAGGGTGAAGACGGCCACCTGCACTTTCCGGCCGTGCAGCGCGGCGACGGCGGCATCGGCGTCGCCGGCCTGCGCTGCGGCACCTGCCACCAGCAGGCGAACTACGACGCGGTCGGCATTCCCGGCCATCCCGCCTGGCATCTGGCGCCGATCGAGATGGCGTGGGAAGGCAAGTCGCTCGCGGAGATCTGCGGCCAGATCAAGGATCCCGAGCGCAACGGCGGCATGGACATGGCCGAGCTGGTCGAGCACATGACCCACGACACGCTGGTCGGCTGGGGCTGGACGCCGGGTAAGGGACGCGAGCCCGCGCCCGGATCGCAGGAGGCGTTCGGCCAGCTGATCGCCGCCTGGGTCGACGCGGGCGCGCACTGCCCGGCCTCCTGACGCTCCTGGGCGGATGGAACACGCGCCGGCACGCCGGGGTGCCGCTCACACCCTGGCGTGCGGCGCCGAGGCGAGCCTGAGGAAGATTCGGTCCTCCTGCAGGATGAACCGGCGCTCCCTGGCCATGGCGTAGTTCTCGCGTCCGAGCGGGTCGTCCTTCAGCCGCGCCCGGTAGGCTTCGTACGCCGCCAAGCTCTCGATGGTGTAGACGCCATAGGCCGTGGTGGCGGACCCCTCGTGCGGCGCGAAATAGCCGACCAGGCCGGCGCCGCAGCGCGGGATCGCCTGTCCCCAGTTGCGCGCGTATTCCTCGAAATCCGCGACCTTGTTGGGGTCGATCGTGTAGCGGATGAAACAGGTGATCATGGCGTCGCCTCCTGTGTTGCCGGCAACCGGTATAGGGGCTGGCCTTGCGCCGATGCTTCGGCTACGGTCGAACTATGAAAGATGGACCCGTCATCGCCACCGTCGCCGCGCTCCTGGGCGATCCGGCGCGTGCGAACATGCTCACCGCGCTGATGGACGGGCGCGCGCTCACGGTCAGCGAGCTCGCCGAGTCCGCTGGCGTGTCCTTGCCGACCGCCAGCGGGCATTTGGGCAAGCTCGACACGGCCGGCCTGCTCGTCGCCGAGAAACAGGGGCGCCACCGCTATTTCCGCCTGTCCGGTCATGACGTCGCGCAGGTGCTGGAAAGCCTGATGGGGCTGGCCGAGCGGACCGGCGCGGTCCGCGCCCGGACCGGCCCGAGGAACGCCGCGCTGCGCGAGGCCAGGGTCTGCTACGACCACCTCGCCGGCGAGAAGGGCGTGGCGCTCCTCGCCGGAATGAACGGCCGGGGCTGGATCGACGCGGGCCGGGAGCCCCGGCTGACGCCCGAGGGCCGCGCGCGCCTCGCGGCCATGGGCATCGACGTGGCGGCGCTGGAGCGTGGCCGGCGGCCCGTCTGCCGCCACTGCCTCGACTGGAGCGAGCGGCGCAGCCATCTCGGCGGCTCGCTCGGCGCCGCCCTGCTCGACCATATCGTCGCCCGGCGCTGGGCACGGCGGGACGAGGGGCGGGTCGTGCGCTTCAGCCCCGAGGGCGCCCGCGCCTTCGCCGCCGCGTTCGATCCGTCGGCGCGCGCGATGGCCTGCAGGCGATGACCGGCGCCATCGTCGTCGCCCTCCTGCCGATCGCCCTGCTGATCGCGCTCGGCCAGGTCCTGCGCCGCCGGCGGTTCGTGCCGGACAGCTTCTGGCCGCCGGCCGAGCGGCTCTGCTATTTCGTGCTTCTCCCGGCCCTGCTCGCCCACACCCTGGCGACCGCCAATCTCTCGGGCATTCCGGTCGGCACGCTGGTCGCCTCGCTGATCATCCCGATCCTGATCGTCTCGGCCCTGCTGATCGCCTGCCACGGCTTCCTGAAGATCGACGGCCCGGCGTTCACCTCGGTCTTCCAGGGCGGCGTCCGCTTCAACAACTATGTCGGCGTCACCGCGGCCGTCGGCCTGTTCGGCGCGGCCGGCCTGCCGCTGGCGGCGGTCGCCAACGCGACCATCGTGCCGACCGTCAATGTCCTGTGCGTGCTGGTGTTCGCGCATTACGGCGCGACGCGGGCCTCCCTGTACGGGATCGCGCGCGGCATCGCGCTCAACCCGCTGATCGTCGGCAGCGCGGTCGGCATCGTCCTCTACGCGACCGGGCTCGGCATGCCGCCGGGCATCGAGGGCTTCGTCAAGGCGCTGGGGCAGGCGTCGCTGCCGCTCGGCCTGCTCTGCGTCGGCGCCGCGCTGGACTGGAACGCGCTCGGCCGGGGCCTGCGGCCGACCATCGTCTCATCGGTGGCGAAGTTCGCGCTGATGCCGACGGCGACCGCCCTCGCCTGCCTGGGCTTCGGCCTGGACGGACGCGCGGCGACCATCGCCGTGCTGTTCCAGTCCCTGCCGACCGCGTCGTCGTCCTATGTCATGGCCCGGCAGCTCGGCGGCGACGCGCCGCTCATGGCCGGCATCATCGCCTCGCAGACCGTGTTCGCCGCGCTGGCCGTGCCCGTTCTCCTCCTCCTGCTGGTCGCCGGCTGATCCGATGCCGCCGGCAGCGGGTCAGCTGTGGCCGGTGTTCACCTCGCTCGACCGGATCATGACGATCGAGATCGCCGTCACCGCGCAGGTGACCATGAGATAGAGCGCGACATAGGTCGGGCTGCCCCCGCCCGCCGCGACCAGCGCCGAGGCGATGAACGGCGTCGGCCCGGCGATCAGCATGCCGTTCAGCTCCCGGGTCATCGCGATGCCGGAGAACCGGTATCGGGTCGGGAAGAGATTGGCCAGAAAGGCGCCCTGCGCCCCGGCCAGGGCGCCGAAGCCGATGCCGTAGCCCAGGCTCATCGCGAGGGAGGCCATGAACAGGCTGCGCGTGTCGATCATGGCGAACATCGGGAACGCGAACAGGAACACGAAGACCGCGCCGAAGATGTAGACCTTGGCGTTGCCGATCCGGTCGGCGATCGCGCCCATGACGGGCGTCAGGACCACGCCGACGAAGGACGCGATCACGACGGCGGTCAGCGCCTCGACCCGCGGCATGTCCAGCGTGTTGGTCATGTAGCTGAGCGTGAACGCGCTCAGGATGTAGGCGTTGGCGTTGTGCCCGGTGACCGAGAGGAAGCCGAACAGCAGTTCCCGCGGCGAGTTGCGCACAAGCTCGCCGACCGGGACTTGGCTCTCGGCCTGCTTCTGCTCGGCGCGTTCCATCGCCTGGACGTATTCGGGCGTCTCGTCGAGCCGACGTCGGATGTAGAGCGCGACGAAGAACAGAAGGGCGGACAGGAGGAACGGCACGCGCCAGCCCCAGCTGAACAGCACATCCTCCGGCAGGTAGGAGACGATCAGGAAGGCGAGCGTCGCCATCAGGATGCCGACCACCGTCGCGGACTGCAGAATGGCCGTATAGAAAGCGCGGTGGCGCGGGTCGGCATATTCCGCGACCAGCGTGACCGCGCCTGCGTACTCGGCGCCGGCGCCGAAGCCCTGCAGCATCCGCAAGACGACCAGCAGCACGGCCGCCCAGATGCCGATCTGCTCGAACGTGGGCAGAAGGCCCATCGCGACGGTGGCGAGCCCCATCAGCGCGATCGTGAAGATCAAGGCGGGCTTGCGTCCGAACCGGTCGCCGAAATGCGCGATGACGACGCCCCCCAGCGGGCGGACGAAGAAGCCGACCGCAAAGGTGGCGAACGCCGCCAGAATGCCGCCGAAGTCGGAAAATTCGGGAAAGAACAGGCGATTGATGATCAGGCCGGCTGCCGCGCCGTAGAGCGCGTAGTCGAACCATTCGATCACCGTGCCGATCGTGGCCGCGACCAGCGCGCGACGTGCGCCGGCCCCGTCGGCAGCCGGCGTATCGTCCGCGCCGTAGGCGGCGGTAGGCGACTGGCTCATCTCGTACATCCTCCCTCGCAGGCGCTCCCGATCGGACGGACGGGCCGCCGAAGCGTCAGGGCGCATGCGCGTTGGTGCGGGACGGTCCCGCGCATGGCGGGGGCATCGCGTTCAGGCGACGCCGCCCCCGGACAAAGGCTCGGGCATGGCGACGCCCTGACCGGCCGCGAAGGGTCGAAGCGGCTCGAGCACCGCATCGGCGACCGCAAGGCCCTCCCGGGCGGAGCGCGCGAAGCGCTCGATCGCGGCCTCGCCGGGCAGGACGACGCGATCGAATCCCGGACGGACGGTCGAGGCGCGGCACAGATCGGCCAAGTGCTCCGCCTGCATGCGATAGGCCGCGCGGCCGCCGAACGCCTCGGGATCGAGCGCCAGGAGGAACACGGACGCGCCCCAGCCCTCGCGCGGGAAGGCGCGGCCGTGGCCGCTCAGGCATCCCGTCAGCAGCTCGACCATCAGGCTGATCGCGGAGCCCTTGTGGCCGGCGGCCACGCCGCCGAGCGGCAGGATCGTGCCGGGCGGGCTGGCCGCCATGACGGCGGGGTCGGCCGACGGCCGGCCCTGGTTGTCGAGCAGATCGGGCGAGGCCAGCGGCTCGCCGCGCTTTTGCGCCTGGGCCACCGCCGCGTTGGTCAGGAGGGCGGTTGCCATGTCGATGAGGATGGGCGGCCCGTCCATCGGCGCGCCGAAGGCGATCGGGTTGGAGGTCAGCACGGGCGTGCTGCCGCCGAACGGCGCAACGCTGGAGTGGCCGGGGTCGGTCAGGGTGAGCAGGAGCAGATAGCCGCGCTCGACCGCCCGGCGGGCGTAGGTGCCAAGGCAAGCGGTGTGATGGCTGCGCTGCACGGCGACCGCACCCATGCCATACGTGCCGGCGCGGGCGATCGCCTCGTCGACCGCGCGCAGCATCAGCCAGGGGCCGGGCAGCCTGCGTCCGTCCCAGGTCAGGCAGGCGGCATGGTCGCGGATCACGGCGGGCCCGCCCTCGACCGCCATCCCGCCCGATTCGATCTCGCGCAGATAGGGCGCCAGGGCGGCCAGCCCGTGGGTCGTCTTGCCCAGGCGGTCGCCCTCGACCAGGATCGCCGCGACGTCGCCCGCCTTGTCGGCCGGCATGCCCGCGCCTTCGAGCAGCGTCCGGGCGAACCCCTCGAGGTCCGCCACGCCGTAGCGTCGTTGTGCCGTCGCGTCCGCGGTCATGACGGGCCGTGGGTCTTGCGATGGACGATGTGCGGCTCGAGCGCCTTCCAGTCCCAGGCGATGCCGAGGCCGGGCTCGGTCGAGGCCATCGCCTTGCCGTCCTCGATCCGGATGCCCGCCTCGGTGACGAGGTCGAGCTGGGGGATGTATTCGAGCCAGCGACTGTTCGGCACGGCGCAGCAGAGCGGCAAATGCAGCTCCATGAGGAAATGCGGGCAGACCGGCACGTTGAAGGCCTCGGCCAGATGCGCGACCTTCAGCCAGGGCGTGACGCCGCCGATCCGGCCGACATCGACCTGGACGATCGAGCAGGCGCCCTGCTGCAGGTAATCCTTGAATTGAGACAGGCTGTACATCGATTCGCCGACCGCGATCGGCACGCTGGTCGACGCGGCGAGGCGGACATGCGCGTGCACGTCGTCGGCGTGGATCGGCTCCTCGAACCAGGCGACGTCGAGTTCCTCGTAGAAGCGCGCGCGGCGGATCGCCTCGTCCAGCCGGAAGCCCTGGTT
Above is a genomic segment from Geminicoccaceae bacterium SCSIO 64248 containing:
- a CDS encoding winged helix-turn-helix domain-containing protein, encoding MKDGPVIATVAALLGDPARANMLTALMDGRALTVSELAESAGVSLPTASGHLGKLDTAGLLVAEKQGRHRYFRLSGHDVAQVLESLMGLAERTGAVRARTGPRNAALREARVCYDHLAGEKGVALLAGMNGRGWIDAGREPRLTPEGRARLAAMGIDVAALERGRRPVCRHCLDWSERRSHLGGSLGAALLDHIVARRWARRDEGRVVRFSPEGARAFAAAFDPSARAMACRR
- a CDS encoding AEC family transporter; amino-acid sequence: MTGAIVVALLPIALLIALGQVLRRRRFVPDSFWPPAERLCYFVLLPALLAHTLATANLSGIPVGTLVASLIIPILIVSALLIACHGFLKIDGPAFTSVFQGGVRFNNYVGVTAAVGLFGAAGLPLAAVANATIVPTVNVLCVLVFAHYGATRASLYGIARGIALNPLIVGSAVGIVLYATGLGMPPGIEGFVKALGQASLPLGLLCVGAALDWNALGRGLRPTIVSSVAKFALMPTATALACLGFGLDGRAATIAVLFQSLPTASSSYVMARQLGGDAPLMAGIIASQTVFAALAVPVLLLLLVAG
- a CDS encoding NIPSNAP family protein → MITCFIRYTIDPNKVADFEEYARNWGQAIPRCGAGLVGYFAPHEGSATTAYGVYTIESLAAYEAYRARLKDDPLGRENYAMARERRFILQEDRIFLRLASAPHARV
- a CDS encoding (2Fe-2S)-binding protein — protein: MLTLSVNGRDYEIDAEPGTPLLWVLRDTIGLTGTKFGCGQALCGACTVHVDGQAMRSCATPVEAVAGSSVTTIEGIEGDEARAVQTAWQTLDVVQCGYCQSGQIMTTVALLTENPVPTDADIDGALTGNICRCATYHRIRAAVHEAARLLEA
- a CDS encoding MFS transporter — protein: MSQSPTAAYGADDTPAADGAGARRALVAATIGTVIEWFDYALYGAAAGLIINRLFFPEFSDFGGILAAFATFAVGFFVRPLGGVVIAHFGDRFGRKPALIFTIALMGLATVAMGLLPTFEQIGIWAAVLLVVLRMLQGFGAGAEYAGAVTLVAEYADPRHRAFYTAILQSATVVGILMATLAFLIVSYLPEDVLFSWGWRVPFLLSALLFFVALYIRRRLDETPEYVQAMERAEQKQAESQVPVGELVRNSPRELLFGFLSVTGHNANAYILSAFTLSYMTNTLDMPRVEALTAVVIASFVGVVLTPVMGAIADRIGNAKVYIFGAVFVFLFAFPMFAMIDTRSLFMASLAMSLGYGIGFGALAGAQGAFLANLFPTRYRFSGIAMTRELNGMLIAGPTPFIASALVAAGGGSPTYVALYLMVTCAVTAISIVMIRSSEVNTGHS
- a CDS encoding Ldh family oxidoreductase, translating into MADLEGFARTLLEGAGMPADKAGDVAAILVEGDRLGKTTHGLAALAPYLREIESGGMAVEGGPAVIRDHAACLTWDGRRLPGPWLMLRAVDEAIARAGTYGMGAVAVQRSHHTACLGTYARRAVERGYLLLLTLTDPGHSSVAPFGGSTPVLTSNPIAFGAPMDGPPILIDMATALLTNAAVAQAQKRGEPLASPDLLDNQGRPSADPAVMAASPPGTILPLGGVAAGHKGSAISLMVELLTGCLSGHGRAFPREGWGASVFLLALDPEAFGGRAAYRMQAEHLADLCRASTVRPGFDRVVLPGEAAIERFARSAREGLAVADAVLEPLRPFAAGQGVAMPEPLSGGGVA
- a CDS encoding xanthine dehydrogenase family protein molybdopterin-binding subunit; the protein is MRPLTFASPPRPSRRQFLIGTAAAGAGLTLGFHIPKGPMAGALAAESADAVNAYLRIAPDSTVTVFSAHMDGGQGIYTGIATLVAEELDADWSQMHVEGAYGNPKLYGNMTWGGAVQGTGGSSSVASSWERYRRAGALGRAMLAEAASSRWGVPASEIVIDKGVVSHASGQRATFGELADAAAQVAPPSDIALKAPENWAYIGREDLHRLDNVSKTNGQHQFPIDVYLPGMVTAVLARPPRFGGKVRSFDPASARQVKGVVDVVETPRGVAVVAKDTWSALQGREALTVEWDDGEAEMRGTAELMAEYRELARGGQAVVARNDGDAEAAFAEAARVIEAEFEFPYLAHAAMEPLDAVATFENGVLEIWAGHQMPDLYQQVGAEIMGIEPSAVKLHVMMPGGFFGRRAVPDADVIVEVVSILKATGAKAPVKVVWTREDDMKGGRYRPMYVHRLQAALDQGGALTGWRHRIVGQSIMAGTPFEAMIGKDSVDPTSVEGASNLPYAIPNMQVDLVTTKPQVPVLWWRAVGSTHTAYSTEVFLDEVAEATGQDPVAFRRALLQDHPRHMGVLDLVVEKSGWGTPLPEGRFRGIAVHESFNTYVAQVVEIALRPDGGIKVERAVCAVDCGIAVNPDVIRAQMEGGIGFGLGAVLKSEITLNGGEVEQGNFDTYQVLTIEDMPRVEVHIVPSQEAPTGVGEPGVPPIGPAVANAVFAATGKRIRILPFSKTDLGTV